A stretch of the Helicoverpa zea isolate HzStark_Cry1AcR chromosome 15, ilHelZeax1.1, whole genome shotgun sequence genome encodes the following:
- the LOC124636889 gene encoding importin-11 isoform X1, which translates to MDPNIYALVLDTLNRATSQDPEVLKPAEKKLQEWELEPGFYSVLLNVLSNHSIDGNVRWLAVMCFKNGVDRYWRKNAPNAISDEERIKLRQGLLSTSILSEPVAQIATQLAVLISKIARFDCPANWPDLVPELMGALKAPQPLVQHRSLLIFHHVVKALASKRLVGDRRTFQELTNTVYSFILALWHENTEVFLRHIQEGAATELITEHLEKALLCLRILRKLTVFGFKKAHESQDAMAFLNVVFDRAKTSLECRKLLKGRGIYPLELCEKFIIHLTKVALGVLCAQPFSYMPLIRPSLEFALYYCFTEQGMALIYERFTIQCLNIVKGILQCVEYKPPKGDQGKEPLTLQAHQVKMEVLDANTLCHMCRHLVSHYFLLSADDLALWDAEPESFATDEAGESWKYSLRPCTEALFMELFQFRNVLAPELVRLLATLQTQQISPDDLPGILKKDAIYNAVGLAAFDLYDDVDFDEWFTNVLSQELKIKDNNYRIIRRRVCQLIGQWCGVRASQSLRPAMYAALLEPLSRVDEDAAVKLAAAEALRSTIDDFNFDVEQFAPYAPHAIAALYELLVESEECDTKMHVLHVVSYVMERCGSRVARGGGAGALFAYLPQLWAHAAAAAHNMLRAAALAALVHLLKALGECPPNIRPWILSVVNESTKLTEPAHVYLLEDALELWLAVLETSQAADPATLQLAENLHPILEQSSEHLRIVVYIMQAYTLLCPEEFLSGPGGKCMFLLEDMLSDMRTEGVITVLKMAEICISVTFPERNAFLGVKVIWPILIRVIHCLLEGDDLPMVLSVQLCLVSRVILLSTDLFYKVVQEAAECVSEYDFDSAKLLNRLLHVWTEKMNLVTQVERWKVVGLGLAALLTTQNATVLQRFPAILLNLTEVLNDVMKVEDNGAYIDSLYHSALLAPPGSRPASPLEGRGGAARWGEAGGAGGGGAGGADTPHELRRRSLVATHPAHTIDLRAVTHHQLETLKNQVGAETFDRLVQSTDLETLKQIREYIPL; encoded by the exons ATGGACCCGAACATTTATGCTCTGGTCCTTGACACCCTGAACCGTGCCACCAGCCAGGACCCGGAAGTGTTGAAGCCAGCTGAAAAGAAATTACAAGAATGGGAGCTGGAACCTGGCTTCTATTCTGTTCTCTTG AATGTCCTCTCAAACCACTCCATAGACGGGAATGTAAGATGGTTGGCAGTAATGTGTTTCAAGAATGGTGTGGACCGTTACTGGAGGAAGAATGCTCCCAATGCCATCAGTGATGAAGAGAGGATAAAGCTGAGGCAGGGTCTCCTCAGCACAAGCATTTTGAGTGAGCCAGTTGCTCAGATTGCTACTCAGCTAGCTGTATTGATTTCCAAAATTGCCAG GTTTGACTGCCCAGCCAACTGGCCAGACTTAGTGCCAGAGTTGATGGGTGCACTGAAAGCGCCACAGCCTCTGGTTCAACACAGGTCACTCCTAATCTTCCATCATGTTGTCAAAGCATTGGCTTCCAAAAGGCTTGTGGGGGATCGACGAACATTCCAG GAGCTAACAAACACAGTATACTCGTTCATCCTTGCGCTCTGGCACGAGAACACAGAGGTATTCCTCCGACACATTCAAGAAGGGGCAGCTACAGAACTCATAACAGAACATCTAGAGAAAGCACTTCTATGTCTCAGGATATTGAGGAAATTGACAGTGTTTGGCTTTAAGAAGGCACATGAGAGCCAGGATGCTATGGCCTTCTTGAACGTCGTGTTTGACCGCGCTAAGACCAGTTTGGAATGCA GAAAACTCCTAAAAGGCAGAGGCATTTACCCACTGGAGCTTTGCGAAAAGTTCATAATACATTTGACTAAAGTGGCTCTTGGAGTACTATGTGCCCAACCATTCTCCTATATGCCTCTTATCAGGCCTTCATTGGAGTTCGCTCTATACTACTGCTTTACCGAGCAAGGCATGGCTCTGATATATGAACGGTTCACGATACAGTGCCTCAATATTGTAAAGGGAATCCTGCAGTGTGTGGAGTATAAGCCGCCGAAAGGAGATCAGGGGAAGGAGCCAT TGACTCTCCAAGCCCACCAAGTAAAGATGGAGGTCTTAGATGCCAACACGCTCTGTCACATGTGTCGCCATCTCGTGTCTCACTATTTCTTGCTGAGCGCTGATGATCTCGCGCTGTGGGATGCGGAGCCCGAGAGCTTTGCCACGGACGAAGCCGGGGAATCTTGGAAGTATAGCTTGAGG CCTTGCACAGAAGCGTTGTTCATGGAGCTGTTCCAGTTCCGGAACGTATTAGCTCCGGAGCTGGTCCGACTGTTAGCAACACTACAGACACAACAGATATCGCCTGACGACTTGCCCGGGATACTGAAGAAGGATGCCATTTATAACGCCGTTGGATTAGCTGCTTTTGATTTGTATGATGAT GTTGACTTCGACGAATGGTTCACGAATGTCCTCAGTCAAGAACTTAAGATCAAAGATAATAACTACAGAATAATACGAAGAAGAGTCTGTCAGCTTATTG GTCAATGGTGTGGTGTTCGCGCCTCTCAATCATTAAGGCCAGCAATGTATGCGGCCTTACTAGAACCTCTGAGTCGGGTAGATGAAGATGCTGCCGTCAAACTGGCGGCGGCTGAAGCCTTGAGGAGTACTATAGACGATTTCAACTTTGACGTAGAACAGTTCGCGCCGTACGCCCCGCATGCAATCGCTGCGCTTTATGAACTCCTG GTGGAATCGGAAGAGTGCGACACGAAAATGCACGTTCTTCACGTAGTGTCGTACGTGATGGAGCGATGCGGGTCCCGCGTGGCCCGGGGCGGCGGCGCCGGAGCCCTGTTCGCGTACCTGCCGCAGCTGTGGgcgcacgccgccgccgccgcgcacaacatgctgcgcgccgccgcgctcgccgcgctCGTGCACCTGCTCAAG GCGCTAGGCGAATGTCCTCCAAACATCCGACCCTGGATCCTCAGCGTGGTGAACGAGTCCACGAAACTAACGGAGCCAGCACATGTCTATCTACTTGAAGACGCGCTGGAACTCTGGTTGGCTGTTCTAGAAACTTCGCAGGCTGCTGATCCCGCGACTTTGCAGTTGGCTGAAAATCTACACCCAATATTAG AACAATCATCGGAACACCTCCGGATAGTGGTATACATAATGCAAGCCTACACACTCCTCTGCCCCGAGGAGTTCCTCTCAGGGCCGGGAGGGAAGTGCATGTTCCTCCTCGAAGACATGCTGAGTGACATGAGGACTGAGGGAGTCATTACGGTACTCAAAATGGCGGAAATCTGCATCAGTGTCACGTTCCCCGAGCGGAATGCCTTCTTGGGGGTGAAAGTCATCTGGCCTATACTTATTAGGGTTATACA CTGTCTCCTAGAAGGCGACGACCTCCCAATGGTACTCTCCGTACAACTATGCCTCGTCTCCCGCGTCATCCTGCTATCAACGGACCTCTTCTACAAAGTGGTACAAGAGGCAGCTGAATGTGTGTCTGAGTATGACTTCGATTCCGCTAAGTTGCTGAACAGGTTGCTACATGTTTGGACTGAGAAGATGAACTTGGTGACACAGGTTGAGAGGTGGAAGGTTGTTG GTCTTGGTCTAGCAGCCCTGCTTACGACACAGAATGCCACAGTTCTGCAGCGGTTCCCGGCGATACTGCTCAACTTGACCGAAGTTCTCAATGACGTCATGAAAGTAGAGGACAACGGCGCCTATATAGA CTCTCTTTACCACAGTGCTCTACTAGCGCCTCCGGGGTCTCGGCCGGCGTCGCCGCTGGAAGGgcggggcggcgcggcgcgctgGGGcgaggcgggcggcgcgggcgggggcGGCGCGGGGGGGGCGGACACTCCTCACGAGCTGCGCAGGCGTTCCCTCGTGGCCACGCACCCCGCGCACACCATCGACCTGCGCGCTGTCACACACCACCAG TTGGAGACATTGAAGAACCAGGTGGGCGCCGAGACCTTCGACCGTCTAGTGCAATCGACTGACCTCGAGACCTTGAAACAGATAAGAGAATACATACCGCTCTGA
- the LOC124636889 gene encoding importin-11 isoform X2, translating into MDPNIYALVLDTLNRATSQDPEVLKPAEKKLQEWELEPGFYSVLLNVLSNHSIDGNVRWLAVMCFKNGVDRYWRKNAPNAISDEERIKLRQGLLSTSILSEPVAQIATQLAVLISKIARFDCPANWPDLVPELMGALKAPQPLVQHRSLLIFHHVVKALASKRLVGDRRTFQELTNTVYSFILALWHENTEVFLRHIQEGAATELITEHLEKALLCLRILRKLTVFGFKKAHESQDAMAFLNVVFDRAKTSLECRKLLKGRGIYPLELCEKFIIHLTKVALGVLCAQPFSYMPLIRPSLEFALYYCFTEQGMALIYERFTIQCLNIVKGILQCVEYKPPKGDQGKEPLTLQAHQVKMEVLDANTLCHMCRHLVSHYFLLSADDLALWDAEPESFATDEAGESWKYSLRPCTEALFMELFQFRNVLAPELVRLLATLQTQQISPDDLPGILKKDAIYNAVGLAAFDLYDDVDFDEWFTNVLSQELKIKDNNYRIIRRRVCQLIGQWCGVRASQSLRPAMYAALLEPLSRVDEDAAVKLAAAEALRSTIDDFNFDVEQFAPYAPHAIAALYELLVESEECDTKMHVLHVVSYVMERCGSRVARGGGAGALFAYLPQLWAHAAAAAHNMLRAAALAALVHLLKALGECPPNIRPWILSVVNESTKLTEPAHVYLLEDALELWLAVLETSQAADPATLQLAENLHPILEQSSEHLRIVVYIMQAYTLLCPEEFLSGPGGKCMFLLEDMLSDMRTEGVITVLKMAEICISVTFPERNAFLGVKVIWPILIRVIHCLLEGDDLPMVLSVQLCLVSRVILLSTDLFYKVVQEAAECVSEYDFDSAKLLNRLLHVWTEKMNLVTQVERWKVVGLGLAALLTTQNATVLQRFPAILLNLTEVLNDVMKVEDNGAYIDALLAPPGSRPASPLEGRGGAARWGEAGGAGGGGAGGADTPHELRRRSLVATHPAHTIDLRAVTHHQLETLKNQVGAETFDRLVQSTDLETLKQIREYIPL; encoded by the exons ATGGACCCGAACATTTATGCTCTGGTCCTTGACACCCTGAACCGTGCCACCAGCCAGGACCCGGAAGTGTTGAAGCCAGCTGAAAAGAAATTACAAGAATGGGAGCTGGAACCTGGCTTCTATTCTGTTCTCTTG AATGTCCTCTCAAACCACTCCATAGACGGGAATGTAAGATGGTTGGCAGTAATGTGTTTCAAGAATGGTGTGGACCGTTACTGGAGGAAGAATGCTCCCAATGCCATCAGTGATGAAGAGAGGATAAAGCTGAGGCAGGGTCTCCTCAGCACAAGCATTTTGAGTGAGCCAGTTGCTCAGATTGCTACTCAGCTAGCTGTATTGATTTCCAAAATTGCCAG GTTTGACTGCCCAGCCAACTGGCCAGACTTAGTGCCAGAGTTGATGGGTGCACTGAAAGCGCCACAGCCTCTGGTTCAACACAGGTCACTCCTAATCTTCCATCATGTTGTCAAAGCATTGGCTTCCAAAAGGCTTGTGGGGGATCGACGAACATTCCAG GAGCTAACAAACACAGTATACTCGTTCATCCTTGCGCTCTGGCACGAGAACACAGAGGTATTCCTCCGACACATTCAAGAAGGGGCAGCTACAGAACTCATAACAGAACATCTAGAGAAAGCACTTCTATGTCTCAGGATATTGAGGAAATTGACAGTGTTTGGCTTTAAGAAGGCACATGAGAGCCAGGATGCTATGGCCTTCTTGAACGTCGTGTTTGACCGCGCTAAGACCAGTTTGGAATGCA GAAAACTCCTAAAAGGCAGAGGCATTTACCCACTGGAGCTTTGCGAAAAGTTCATAATACATTTGACTAAAGTGGCTCTTGGAGTACTATGTGCCCAACCATTCTCCTATATGCCTCTTATCAGGCCTTCATTGGAGTTCGCTCTATACTACTGCTTTACCGAGCAAGGCATGGCTCTGATATATGAACGGTTCACGATACAGTGCCTCAATATTGTAAAGGGAATCCTGCAGTGTGTGGAGTATAAGCCGCCGAAAGGAGATCAGGGGAAGGAGCCAT TGACTCTCCAAGCCCACCAAGTAAAGATGGAGGTCTTAGATGCCAACACGCTCTGTCACATGTGTCGCCATCTCGTGTCTCACTATTTCTTGCTGAGCGCTGATGATCTCGCGCTGTGGGATGCGGAGCCCGAGAGCTTTGCCACGGACGAAGCCGGGGAATCTTGGAAGTATAGCTTGAGG CCTTGCACAGAAGCGTTGTTCATGGAGCTGTTCCAGTTCCGGAACGTATTAGCTCCGGAGCTGGTCCGACTGTTAGCAACACTACAGACACAACAGATATCGCCTGACGACTTGCCCGGGATACTGAAGAAGGATGCCATTTATAACGCCGTTGGATTAGCTGCTTTTGATTTGTATGATGAT GTTGACTTCGACGAATGGTTCACGAATGTCCTCAGTCAAGAACTTAAGATCAAAGATAATAACTACAGAATAATACGAAGAAGAGTCTGTCAGCTTATTG GTCAATGGTGTGGTGTTCGCGCCTCTCAATCATTAAGGCCAGCAATGTATGCGGCCTTACTAGAACCTCTGAGTCGGGTAGATGAAGATGCTGCCGTCAAACTGGCGGCGGCTGAAGCCTTGAGGAGTACTATAGACGATTTCAACTTTGACGTAGAACAGTTCGCGCCGTACGCCCCGCATGCAATCGCTGCGCTTTATGAACTCCTG GTGGAATCGGAAGAGTGCGACACGAAAATGCACGTTCTTCACGTAGTGTCGTACGTGATGGAGCGATGCGGGTCCCGCGTGGCCCGGGGCGGCGGCGCCGGAGCCCTGTTCGCGTACCTGCCGCAGCTGTGGgcgcacgccgccgccgccgcgcacaacatgctgcgcgccgccgcgctcgccgcgctCGTGCACCTGCTCAAG GCGCTAGGCGAATGTCCTCCAAACATCCGACCCTGGATCCTCAGCGTGGTGAACGAGTCCACGAAACTAACGGAGCCAGCACATGTCTATCTACTTGAAGACGCGCTGGAACTCTGGTTGGCTGTTCTAGAAACTTCGCAGGCTGCTGATCCCGCGACTTTGCAGTTGGCTGAAAATCTACACCCAATATTAG AACAATCATCGGAACACCTCCGGATAGTGGTATACATAATGCAAGCCTACACACTCCTCTGCCCCGAGGAGTTCCTCTCAGGGCCGGGAGGGAAGTGCATGTTCCTCCTCGAAGACATGCTGAGTGACATGAGGACTGAGGGAGTCATTACGGTACTCAAAATGGCGGAAATCTGCATCAGTGTCACGTTCCCCGAGCGGAATGCCTTCTTGGGGGTGAAAGTCATCTGGCCTATACTTATTAGGGTTATACA CTGTCTCCTAGAAGGCGACGACCTCCCAATGGTACTCTCCGTACAACTATGCCTCGTCTCCCGCGTCATCCTGCTATCAACGGACCTCTTCTACAAAGTGGTACAAGAGGCAGCTGAATGTGTGTCTGAGTATGACTTCGATTCCGCTAAGTTGCTGAACAGGTTGCTACATGTTTGGACTGAGAAGATGAACTTGGTGACACAGGTTGAGAGGTGGAAGGTTGTTG GTCTTGGTCTAGCAGCCCTGCTTACGACACAGAATGCCACAGTTCTGCAGCGGTTCCCGGCGATACTGCTCAACTTGACCGAAGTTCTCAATGACGTCATGAAAGTAGAGGACAACGGCGCCTATATAGA TGCTCTACTAGCGCCTCCGGGGTCTCGGCCGGCGTCGCCGCTGGAAGGgcggggcggcgcggcgcgctgGGGcgaggcgggcggcgcgggcgggggcGGCGCGGGGGGGGCGGACACTCCTCACGAGCTGCGCAGGCGTTCCCTCGTGGCCACGCACCCCGCGCACACCATCGACCTGCGCGCTGTCACACACCACCAG TTGGAGACATTGAAGAACCAGGTGGGCGCCGAGACCTTCGACCGTCTAGTGCAATCGACTGACCTCGAGACCTTGAAACAGATAAGAGAATACATACCGCTCTGA